One Paraburkholderia dioscoreae DNA segment encodes these proteins:
- a CDS encoding ABC transporter permease → MQISVLRHRSLLWDFVRRDLATKFRGSALGSVWMLVTPILTLLVYFFVFSVVFKARWSGGGLNSKASALILFSGLITYTFFSECFLRAPMLMRENPNFIKKVVFPLEVLPLAITLSAVVNAAIGYGLLLLFNLVFVGLPPLSAIALPVVLLPMFFAVLGVTYLLASLGVYLPDIKLLVPPVSMAIMYLSPVFYPLDMVPQILRFAVAMNPFTPVLENVRHVFFFGEWPDPLGMIIQLAVSIAFLSACYWFFMKSKKGFPDVL, encoded by the coding sequence ATGCAAATTTCAGTTTTGCGGCACCGGTCGCTTTTGTGGGATTTTGTCCGGCGTGACCTTGCGACTAAATTCCGCGGTTCGGCGCTTGGCTCCGTCTGGATGCTCGTTACGCCAATCCTCACTTTGCTGGTCTATTTCTTCGTTTTTAGCGTGGTGTTTAAGGCGCGCTGGTCGGGCGGCGGCTTAAACAGTAAGGCCTCCGCACTGATTCTTTTCAGCGGGCTGATTACTTACACGTTCTTTTCCGAGTGCTTTCTGCGCGCGCCGATGCTGATGCGGGAGAATCCGAACTTTATCAAAAAGGTCGTGTTCCCGCTCGAAGTATTGCCGCTTGCCATCACTTTGTCCGCGGTCGTGAACGCTGCGATCGGCTACGGTCTTCTGCTTCTGTTCAACCTGGTGTTCGTCGGTTTGCCGCCGCTTTCCGCCATCGCGCTGCCAGTCGTTCTGCTGCCGATGTTTTTCGCCGTGCTGGGTGTGACTTATCTGCTGGCGTCGCTCGGCGTGTATCTGCCCGATATCAAGCTGCTGGTCCCGCCAGTCTCGATGGCGATCATGTATCTGAGCCCGGTCTTCTATCCGCTCGATATGGTGCCGCAAATCCTGCGATTCGCGGTCGCGATGAATCCTTTTACGCCGGTACTGGAAAACGTTCGGCACGTATTTTTCTTCGGCGAATGGCCGGATCCGCTGGGAATGATTATTCAGCTCGCGGTGTCGATTGCTTTTTTAAGCGCATGCTACTGGTTTTTCATGAAATCAAAAAAGGGATTTCCTGATGTGCTTTAA
- a CDS encoding glycosyltransferase family 2 protein, protein MNTKFDEHGKDGVRQNLLQGETVPNDLADVRRLQGRVALLERLLDDALRDGDSIAKLNNRILQLEVENTALRSSTSWRVTAPLRSVSRVVLAVRLAFSTIGRQAEVRGGLGSALSYYASVIRREGLPGVTARVRRLKSGRGFADGPPRDEVYHEWINTYDTVTPARRHEIEVEIARLARKPLISVVVPVFNSDERLLREMIASVQAQIYPHWELCIADDASTQPHVKAVLQEFAAADSRIKVVFRETNGHISEASNSALALATGEYVALLDHDDLLPPHALYMVARYVNRHPQGRMFYSDEDKLTLEGKRTTPYFKCDWNPQMFLTQNMFSHLGVFETKLVREAGGFRKGFEGSQDYDLALRCVELAGDDSVIHIPHVLYHWRIVPGSTAGSGSEKPYALVAAIRALEEHLKRANISATVEHPIETLGVLRVRYTLPSPQPKVSIIIPTRDGLALLKQCVDSIFTSTLYQNFEIIIVDNGSVRPETLRYFDEITQRSNVRVLRDESPFNFSALNNHAARVATGEYLCLLNNDIEVIAPDWLNEMVSLAALPRAGAVGACLWYPNDALQHGGVVIGLGGIAGHMHHMMKRGHYGYFGRAVATQNLSAVTAACLVVKKSVYDEVGGLEEELAVAFNDVDFCMKLLKAGYRNIWTPYAELYHHESASRGSDLDPERYERFVSEIRRMEARWEGWFERDPAYNPNLSLSCEVLPFTLASPPRIGQFE, encoded by the coding sequence ATGAACACAAAATTTGATGAGCACGGCAAGGATGGAGTCCGTCAGAACCTCTTGCAAGGCGAGACGGTACCGAATGACCTTGCCGATGTGCGCCGCCTCCAGGGGCGCGTGGCATTGCTCGAGAGACTGCTTGACGATGCGTTGCGCGACGGTGACTCGATCGCGAAATTGAACAACCGGATTTTGCAACTGGAAGTTGAAAATACGGCGTTGCGCAGTTCGACCTCGTGGCGGGTCACGGCGCCGCTGCGCTCCGTTTCCCGTGTCGTGCTCGCGGTGCGCCTCGCCTTCAGTACCATCGGCCGTCAAGCCGAGGTCAGAGGCGGGCTGGGCAGCGCGTTGAGCTATTACGCGTCGGTGATCCGGCGTGAAGGTTTGCCCGGCGTCACGGCGCGCGTACGCCGGCTGAAGAGCGGCCGCGGATTCGCCGACGGCCCACCGCGCGACGAGGTCTACCACGAGTGGATCAACACGTACGACACCGTCACGCCTGCGAGGCGACATGAAATCGAAGTGGAAATCGCCCGGTTGGCGCGCAAGCCGCTGATCTCGGTCGTCGTGCCTGTGTTCAACAGCGACGAACGTCTGCTGCGCGAAATGATCGCCTCGGTTCAGGCGCAGATCTATCCGCACTGGGAGCTGTGCATCGCCGACGACGCCTCGACCCAGCCGCACGTCAAGGCCGTGCTGCAGGAGTTCGCCGCCGCCGACAGCCGCATCAAGGTGGTATTTCGCGAGACGAACGGTCACATATCCGAAGCGAGCAATAGCGCGCTCGCGCTTGCAACGGGCGAATACGTGGCCTTGCTGGATCACGACGACCTGCTGCCGCCGCACGCGCTGTATATGGTGGCGCGATACGTCAATCGGCATCCGCAAGGCCGGATGTTTTACAGCGACGAAGACAAGCTCACCCTGGAGGGCAAGCGAACCACGCCTTATTTCAAGTGCGACTGGAATCCGCAAATGTTCCTCACGCAGAACATGTTTTCGCATCTGGGCGTGTTCGAGACGAAGCTGGTTCGAGAGGCGGGAGGGTTCAGGAAGGGCTTCGAAGGCAGCCAGGATTACGACCTCGCATTGCGTTGTGTGGAGCTTGCCGGCGACGACAGTGTGATCCACATTCCGCATGTGCTGTATCACTGGCGTATCGTGCCCGGCAGCACGGCGGGCAGCGGCAGCGAGAAGCCTTATGCGCTGGTTGCCGCCATTCGCGCGCTGGAAGAGCACTTGAAGCGCGCGAACATCAGCGCGACGGTCGAGCATCCGATCGAAACACTCGGCGTGCTGCGCGTGCGCTATACGTTGCCGAGTCCGCAACCCAAAGTGTCGATCATCATTCCCACCCGCGACGGACTCGCGCTGCTCAAGCAATGTGTGGACAGTATTTTCACGAGCACGCTTTACCAGAATTTCGAAATCATCATCGTCGACAACGGAAGCGTGAGGCCGGAGACGCTGAGATATTTCGATGAGATAACGCAGCGTTCCAATGTGCGCGTTTTGCGCGATGAATCGCCGTTCAATTTCTCCGCGCTGAATAATCATGCGGCCCGCGTGGCGACCGGCGAATATCTGTGTCTGCTGAATAACGATATCGAGGTTATCGCGCCGGACTGGTTGAATGAAATGGTCAGCCTTGCCGCGCTGCCGCGCGCCGGGGCCGTGGGCGCTTGCCTGTGGTATCCGAATGATGCATTGCAGCACGGCGGCGTGGTGATCGGTCTTGGCGGCATTGCCGGCCACATGCATCACATGATGAAGCGTGGGCATTACGGTTATTTCGGCCGCGCGGTCGCGACGCAGAATCTGTCGGCCGTGACTGCTGCGTGCCTCGTCGTGAAAAAGTCTGTCTACGACGAAGTTGGCGGTCTGGAAGAAGAGCTGGCGGTCGCCTTCAACGACGTGGACTTCTGCATGAAGCTGCTCAAGGCGGGCTACCGCAACATCTGGACGCCGTATGCGGAGTTGTACCACCACGAATCGGCATCTCGCGGCTCGGATCTCGACCCTGAAAGATACGAACGTTTCGTGAGCGAAATTCGCCGCATGGAGGCACGTTGGGAGGGCTGGTTCGAACGGGATCCTGCCTACAATCCTAATCTGTCGCTCAGTTGCGAAGTCCTGCCGTTCACGCTTGCGTCCCCGCCGCGTATCGGTCAGTTCGAATAG